A window of Fragaria vesca subsp. vesca linkage group LG7, FraVesHawaii_1.0, whole genome shotgun sequence contains these coding sequences:
- the LOC101315190 gene encoding pentatricopeptide repeat-containing protein At2g27610-like — MTFHHKAYQLERRVSTHLIHSQSQLESNLLLKQLSISGQIDDARQVFDEMPSRDEFSWNTMIAAYANSGRVAEARQVFDAAPSKTAVTWSTLISGYCRSECPSEAFRLFWHMQLEGERPSLYTLGSLLRLCSKLGFLQRGEMVHGYMVKTRFDSNVDVVTGLLDMYAKCKRIFEAECLFESLRDRRNHVVWTVMLTGYSQNGDGFKAMEFFCDMRAQGVESNQFTFPSVLTASASVLALSFGAQVHGCIVHSGFGPNVFVQSALVDVYVKCGDHVSARKVLRSMEVDDVVSWNSMIVGCVRQGFIREALSLFRELRSREMRIDDYTYPSVLNSFAALKEAKNAVAVHCLIVKTGFDVYQLVGNALVDMYAKLGNIESAVEMFRHMPDKDVISWTSLVAGYVQNGSHEKALKLFCEMRDAEIYPDQFVIASILSACAELTLLEFGQQIHANYIKSGLQASLSVDNSFVTMYAKCGCLEEAHRVFDSMQVQNVITWTALIVGYAQNGRGKDHAGLLEKGQYYFDSMNRVYGIKPGPEHYACMIDLLGRSGKLNEAEALVDQMAVEPDGTVWKALLAACRVHGKIELGERAAENLFILEPKNAVPYVQLSNMYSAAGRWEDAARIRRLMKSKGILKEPGCSWIEMNGQVHTFMSEDRGHSWTTEVYFKIDEIMMFIKEAGYVPDMNFALHDMDKEGKELGLAYHSEKLAVAFGLLTTSPGAPIRIFKNLRVCGDCHNAMKYISQVYFRHIILRDSNCFHHFKEGKCSCDDYW, encoded by the exons ATGACATTTCACCACAAAGCTTATCAATTGGAGCGAAGAGTGTCGACCCATCTCATCCATAGCCAGTCTCAGTTGGAATCCAATTTATTACTCAAGCAGTTATCTATTTCGGGTCAAATAGATGATGCCCGCCAAGTGTTCGATGAAATGCCGAGCAGAGATGAGTTCAGTTGGAATACAATGATAGCTGCTTATGCCAATTCCGGAAGAGTAGCTGAAGCTAGACAAGTGTTTGATGCCGCCCCAAGTAAGACTGCTGTTACTTGGTCCACACTGATATCTGGGTACTGTCGAAGCGAATGTCCAAGTGAAGCTTTCCGATTGTTTTGGCATATGCAGCTTGAGGGAGAAAGGCCGAGTCTTTACACATTGGGGAGTTTGTTGAGGTTGTGTTCCAAGTTGGGTTTTCTCCAAAGAGGTGAAATGGTGCATGGTTACATGGTTAAAACACGGTTTGACAGTAATGTTGATGTTGTTACTGGTTTGCTTGACATGTATGCAAAATGCAAGCGCATTTTTGAAGCCGAGTGTCTATTTGAGAGCTTGAGGGATAGGAGAAATCATGTGGTGTGGACTGTTATGCTTACAGGGTACTCTCAGAATGGGGATGGCTTCAAGGCAATGGAGTTTTTTTGTGACATGCGAGCGCAAGGGGTTGAATCCAATCAGTTCACATTCCCTAGTGTATTGACTGCTTCTGCATCAGTTTTAGCTCTTAGTTTTGGGGCTCAGGTGCACGGATGCATTGTACACAGTGGTTTTGGGCCTAATGTGTTTGTTCAAAGTGCATTAGTTGATGTGTACGTGAAATGCGGAGATCATGTCAGTGCAAGAAAGGTGCTAAGAAGCATGGAGGTTGACGATGTTGTTTCTTGGAACTCGATGATTGTTGGGTGTGTAAGGCAGGGGTTTATTAGAGAAGCTTTGTCTTTGTTTAGAGAACTGCGTTCAAGAGAAATGAGGATTGATGATTATACATATCCATCTGTTCTGAACTCATTTGCTGCGCTGAAGGAGGCTAAAAACGCAGTGGCTGTTCATTGTCTGATAGTTAAGACTGGATTTGATGTTTATCAACTTGTGGGCAATGCGCTTGTTGATATGTATGCTAAACTGGGAAATATAGAATCTGCAGTTGAGATGTTTAGGCATATGCCAGACAAAGATGTTATCTCTTGGACCTCCCTGGTCGCAGGTTATGTGCAGAATGGCTCTCATGAAAAAGCACTTAAATTATTCTGTGAGATGAGGGATGCAGAGATCTATCCTGACCAATTTGTCATTGCCAGCATTTTGAGTGCCTGTGCAGAACTGACACTTCTGGAGTTTGGCCAACAAATTCATGCAAACTATATCAAGTCTGGCCTTCAAGCATCGTTATCAGTAGATAATTCCTTTGTAACAATGTATGCAAAATGTGGGTGTCTAGAAGAGGCTCATAGAGTTTTTGATTCTATGCAAGTTCAAAATGTGATTACTTGGACAGCTTTAATAGTTGGTTATGCCCAGAATGGTAGAGGAAAGGA CCATGCTGGTCTTCTAGAAAAAGGTCAGTACTACTTTGACTCGATGAACAGGGTTTACGGAATAAAACCAGGTCCTGAGCACTATGCGTGTATGATTGACCTCTTGGGGCGCTCAGGGAAACTTAACGAGGCTGAGGCATTAGTTGATCAAATGGCTGTAGAACCAGATGGAACTGTATGGAAAGCACTACTAGCTGCATGTAGAGTTCATGGGAAAATAGAGCTGGGAGAGAGGGCAGCGGAGAACCTATTTATATTGGAGCCCAAGAATGCTGTGCCTTATGTTCAGTTATCTAATATGTATTCCGCAGCTGGTAGATGGGAAGATGCAGCAAGAATCAGAAGACTGATGAAATCGAAGGGAATTCTTAAGGAACCTGGATGTAGTTGGATTGAGATGAATGGCCAAGTTCATACATTTATGTCCGAAGACAGAGGCCATTCATGGACTACTGAAGTATATTTTAAAATTGACGAGATCATGATGTTCATCAAGGAAGCTGGATACGTGCCAGATATGAATTTTGCACTTCATGACATGGATAAAGAGGGGAAGGAGCTTGGCCTAGCATATCACAGTGAGAAGTTGGCTGTTGCTTTTGGTCTTCTCACCACATCACCAGGGGCACCAATTCGAATCTTTAAGAATCTCCGGGTTTGTGGAGACTGTCATAATGCAATGAAATACATATCACAGGTTTATTTTCGGCATATTATATTGAGGGATTCAAATTGTTTTCATCATTTCAAAGAAGGGAAGTGTTCCTGTGATGACTACTGGTAG